From the Cryptosporidium parvum Iowa II chromosome 2, whole genome shotgun sequence genome, one window contains:
- a CDS encoding articulin family protein: MAEVPVSEDISASQQPPSSSYSLPPQFSNEPDVRTMASIKATLSKKAEELVKAGQPYVMTSLGPIPLPDNVRNQIPEKFVAAPVLEEREVIVARREVQERIIEVPQIQYEHKFVEVPQKVVVEKIIPIPKDVVREVEIPRYTATVEEKVIEVPQGVKFVEVPVEVPIAYPPRIVPVPKPYIVERTVELSRPVIEERLLEVPQKVYRQVPYYKDVEVPFVVPRYVEKLVEIPFHPGMMYDENMLNQSIPPIPPQSQPPFMMGGPGSAPTSAPLLSMPPPMYGTNDPEDVASDGLPSHPAIPPYHMLPQPQPGVIPQMIPLANSYAAFPLPQGVGMSPHMLNSGNTAHIPGKTPVPFNPPQQPPQNLLNGVNINQIQFPPNQRQQFPYQFPPQQ, encoded by the coding sequence ATGGCAGAGGTACCTGTATCTGAAGATATTTCAGCCTCACAACAACCACCATCATCCTCATATAGTTTACCTCCACAGTTCTCAAATGAACCAGATGTAAGAACTATGGCGTCTATTAAGGCGACCCTTTCAAAAAAAGCTGAGGAGCTTGTCAAGGCAGGGCAACCCTATGTAATGACTAGTTTAGGCCCAATCCCATTGCCTGATAATGTAAGAAACCAGATTCCAGAGAAATTTGTTGCAGCTCCAGTTCTAGAAGAACGTGAAGTTATTGTTGCAAGAAGAGAAGTACAAGAGAGAATTATTGAAGTTCCACAAATTCAATATGAGCATAAGTTTGTGGAAGTACCACAAAAGGTCGTGGTTGAGAAGATTATCCCAATCCCAAAAGATGTTGTAAGAGAAGTTGAAATTCCTCGTTATACAGCAACTGTTGAAGAGAAGGTCATTGAAGTTCCACAAGGTGTCAAATTTGTTGAGGTTCCTGTTGAGGTCCCTATTGCTTATCCTCCAAGAATAGTCCCAGTTCCAAAGCCATATATTGTTGAAAGAACTGTTGAGCTTTCTCGTCCAGTTATTGAAGAACGTCTTTTGGAGGTCCCACAAAAAGTTTATCGTCAAGTCCCATACTACAAGGATGTTGAAGTACCTTTTGTTGTTCCAAGATATGTTGAAAAGCTTGTTGAGATTCCATTCCATCCTGGAATGATGTATGATGAAAACATGCTCAATCAATCTATCCCACCTATTCCACCTCAATCACAGCCACCTTTCATGATGGGAGGCCCCGGATCTGCTCCAACTAGTGCTCCTTTATTATCTATGCCTCCACCAATGTATGGTACAAACGATCCTGAAGATGTCGCATCTGATGGACTTCCATCGCATCCTGCAATCCCTCCATACCATATGTTGCCACAACCACAACCGGGTGTAATTCCTCAGATGATCCCATTGGCTAATTCTTATGCAGCTTTCCCACTTCCACAAGGTGTTGGAATGTCCCCTCATATGTTGAACTCTGGCAATACTGCGCATATCCCAGGTAAAACGCCTGTACCTTTTAATCCACCTCAACAACCTCCACAGAACCTTCTCAATGgagttaatattaatcaaatcCAATTCCCTCCTAATCAGCGTCAGCAGTTTCCATACCAATTCCCTCCTCAGCAGTAA
- a CDS encoding hypothetical protein (transcripts identified by EST) → MSQKIDLNQGERTESKCPETLNEFSNMYKHKKMPCKSALNFGENIINMGAPSFIPEYPTAYYSNPEVMNQGINSLVDTKQLYDYSSPVGDLEKTIEHYKMSHEIGWNASNSFTPTNSGSLELFQFERRDSPVAVDTLKNYPSFERMNSGFLGFGRKPSNSIFSIGQKLERLSSNEIINNINTLPEIENGIENGIENGIENGDIPHVDLEQYTQLSYFEKYINFNIDQIK, encoded by the coding sequence ATGAGCCAAAAAATAGATTTGAATCAAGGTGAAAGAACTGAGTCAAAATGTCCAGAAACGcttaatgaattttctaatatGTATAAGCATAAAAAAATGCCATGTAAATCAGCGCTGAACTTTggtgaaaatattataaatatggGAGCTCCAAGTTTTATACCAGAATATCCAACAGCTTATTATTCTAACCCAGAAGTTATGAATCAAGgaataaattcattagTGGATACAAAACAACTATATGACTATTCATCCCCTGTAGGTGATCTTGAAAAAACCATTGAACATTACAAAATGAGTCATGAAATAGGATGGAATGCAAGTAATTCTTTCACTCCTACAAATTCTGGTTCTTTGGAACTTTTCCAATTTGAAAGAAGAGATAGTCCTGTCGCTGTTGatactttaaaaaattacCCATCTTTTGAGAGAATGAATAGTGGTTTTCTTGGATTCGGAAGAAAACCTtctaattcaatattttctattggACAAAAACTTGAAAGACTCTCttctaatgaaataatCAACAATATCAATACCCTTcctgaaattgaaaatggtATTGAGAACGGTATTGAAAATGGAATTGAAAATGGAGATATTCCTCACGTTGATTTGGAGCAATATACACAATTATCTtactttgaaaaatatatcaattTTAACATTGACCAAATTAAGTGA
- a CDS encoding hypothetical protein (with transmembrane domains, domains similar to eukaryotic, protein of unknown function (DUF872).) produces the protein MEISQRKHFEVDKHEKARKEAHNGPSLSQKKVGFLSPKSFKTKSGLPLKPIFLSFFLFIVGSFFFYIGLALFLSKKYSDSTPSLLLGILCIIPGSYYSFSILQILRGVSGYSFEQLDIS, from the coding sequence ATGGAAATTAGCCAGAGAAAACATTTCGAAGTTGACAAACATGAGAAAGCACGTAAAGAAGCACATAATGGGCCGTCTTTATCTCAGAAAAAAGTTGGATTTTTATCTCCTAAATCATTCAAGACAAAAAGCGGATTACCTTTAAAGCCAATTTTCctttcattttttctttttatagTCGGGtcatttttcttctatatAGGGTTGGCTTTGTTcctttcaaaaaaatattctgATTCAACACCATCTTTGCTTTTGGGAATTCTTTGTATTATTCCTGGGAGTTACTATTccttttcaatattacaaattttaCGTGGAGTATCAGGCTATTCTTTTGAACAGCTTGATATTTCataa
- a CDS encoding DEXDc+HELICc, mus308/POLQ like SFII DNA helicase, no polymerase domain, translating into MNQELIEVHEIKELLDLDLYDSQLFSEIQEEDESMIEDLAGMSDHYEESGAEDISNIIQNLEEIMKDELIDSNLVSDDAEILADLLNETGEANMELDDNNLFIQNKVDSFENQVGNSLQSLGIDERLVKYYSEKGLRNLYDWQYECITQPGVLQGRNLVYSAPTSGGKTLVSELLMYKRVLEGGRAALVVFPFVSLVSEKRDSYYKAGGEVCGLRISEFHYGSKSPLFEEFDIGVATIEKANALISYYIQHGILFKRLGIIIVDELHLLGDEQRGYILEVMLTKVRLLSKLQGEGRTIQIVGMSATLPNLRDIGLWLDAVVYQSNFRPVPLREHIVIKGKAYIKPGKDQNKSTLGSSVQDTLSKVMSWDFHQVNSKFNSTDFDIDQIGSSRWKYPIVDMSELLVIGWEALKKGESVLVFCPSKYSVESTALFFANCIKRQFCEGIDIENCSNRQQIMQSLRSVERQRYMLAEEIRQNSSLSKRSIQNNNTLIDCIVKGIGFHHSGLSHIERRIVEKGYRNGILSLLTATSTLAAGVNLPSKRVIFRGINIGKSFLTCVDYKQMSGRAGRAGQKGAFGESFILVNETLSQPGREVSEEVENALGLITADMKPLMSSFFTNTNGITRLILEILAVLFEFDQNISVNNKEKIPDKGSHTGSILDLLTESTLMSYQIKLYNDLSHEYLKNIDALERALSYLLEKKMIMNREKKTNPISIGGYTLNCCCTQLGKAIVSSGLSPSTGLELYDELRRNMESTFLGDLTYMSYLVTPFPPNEISNGSKPTSTSTQPFFRLDWKVLYDNIKEMTILERHSLIRLGFDLEQISWASQLCEDNLPPKLKEPEFLRRHQRLFASQIMKSILNGLSTEVILSKFKFISVRDLQQLHTGVLSMCISCISFCQNMNWSNMQIVFQSYLRQLQTITLLEEYSGTLTKDQNLEKSVKKLISGVKGLSFLSALELRSTLSVKTPNQFLTIPKKILTQMINNRVYSGGIKTLQFVNHFVNKVFIDMQNSKKIPFYNRSLGFSNISPNLIFQTIHTIPDLEKDENLNILNFSEKQLNEIENSCILEALSEWDSFGQQSKPDDNNHISYTSQDIPELTGCDMNNFDFENDDEILDMLQDDIQDNIDLEERLLLWSTPLQQSQDWESQGNWKLNNK; encoded by the coding sequence ATGAATCAAGAATTGATTGAAGTTcatgaaataaaagaattattggaTTTAGATTTATATGATAGCCAGTTATTCAGCGAAATTCAGGAAGAAGATGAATCTATGATAGAGGATTTGGCTGGGATGAGTGACCATTATGAGGAGAGTGGGGCAGAAGATataagtaatattattcaaaatttggaGGAAATTATGAAGGATGAATTGATTGATTCTAACTTGGTTAGTGATGATGCAGAGATCCTGGCAGATCTCTTGAATGAGACAGGCGAAGCCAACATGGAGCTTGACGATAACAATTtgtttattcaaaataaagtaGACAGTTTTGAAAATCAGGTAGGTAATTCTTTGCAAAGTTTAGGAATAGATGAAAGATTAGTAAAATATTACTCAGAAAAAGGCCTAAGGAATCTTTATGATTGGCAGTATGAGTGTATTACCCAGCCTGGAGTACTACAAGGCAGAAATTTGGTATATTCTGCTCCAACAAGTGGAGGCAAAACTTTGGTAAGTGAGTTGCTAATGTATAAAAGAGTTCTAGAAGGTGGGAGAGCAGCTTTAGTAGTTTTCCCATTTGTATCTTTGGTATCAGAGAAAAGGGATAGTTACTATAAGGCTGGAGGAGAAGTGTGTGGACTTAGAATTAGTGAATTTCACTATGGAAGTAAAAGTCCgctttttgaagaatttgacATTGGTGTAGCAACTATAGAAAAGGCAAATGCATTGATTAGTTATTATATTCAGCatggaatattatttaagagATTgggaattattattgtagATGAATTACACTTACTTGGGGATGAGCAAAGAGGATATATACTCGAGGTGATGCTAACAAAAGTGAGACTATTGAGTAAGTTACAAGGCGAGGGAAGAACAATACAAATAGTGGGTATGAGTGCAACATTACCAAATCTAAGAGATATTGGCCTTTGGTTGGATGCAGTAGTTTACCAGAGTAATTTTCGTCCAGTTCCACTCAGGGAACATATAGTAATCAAAGGCAAGGCATATATTAAGCCAGGAAAGGATCAAAACAAAAGTACATTAGGGTCTTCCGTACAAGATACATTAAGCAAAGTAATGAGTTGGGACTTTCATCAGGTTAATTCTAAGTTTAATTCGACAGATTTTGATATTGATCAGATTGGTTCTAGTAGATGGAAATACCCAATAGTTGATATGAGTGAGTTGTTGGTAATAGGATGGGAGGCTTTGAAAAAAGGAGAAAGTGTACTAGTGTTTTGTCCTTCAAAGTACTCCGTTGAGTCTACAGCTTTGTTTTTTGCTAATTGCATAAAAAGACAATTTTGTGAAGGAATTGATATAGAAAATTGTTCGAATAGGCAACAGATTATGCAGTCTTTAAGATCTGTTGAGAGGCAGAGATATATGTTAGCTGAAGAAATTAGGCAGAACTCCTCTCTTTCAAAAAGATCTATTCAAAACAATAACACTCTTATTGATTGCATAGTCAAAGGGATAGGATTTCACCATTCTGGTTTATCTCATATTGAAAGAAGAATAGTTGAGAAAGGGTATAGAAATGGTATCTTGTCTTTACTAACAGCAACTTCAACTTTAGCAGCTGGAGTCAATCTTCCTTCAAAAAGAGTCATCTTCAGAGGTATCAATATTGgaaaatcttttttaaCGTGTGTTGATTACAAACAAATGTCAGGAAGAGCTGGTAGAGCTGGCCAGAAAGGAGCTTTTGGTGAGAGCTTCATTCTCGTAAATGAGACTCTATCGCAACCAGGGAGGGAAGTTAGTGAGGAGGTTGAAAATGCATTAGGGCTTATTACTGCAGATATGAAACCTTTGATGAGTTCTTTCTTTACTAATACTAATGGAATTACCAGGCTAATCTTAGAAATACTTGCAGTTCTATTTGAGTTTGATCAGAATATATCCgtgaataataaagaaaaaattccAGATAAAGGATCACATACTGGCTCAATTTTGGACTTGTTGACAGAATCTACTTTAATGTCTTACCAAATTAAGCTTTACAATGACTTATCTCACGAATACCTTAAGAATATTGATGCATTAGAAAGAGCTTTAAGCTATTTACTTGAaaagaagatgataatGAATAGGGAGAAAAAAACAAACCCAATTTCAATTGGAGGTTATACACTGAATTGTTGCTGTACTCAATTGGGAAAAGCTATTGTTTCTTCAGGTTTATCTCCTTCCACAGGTTTGGAGCTATATGATGAACTTAGAAGAAATATGGAATCAACTTTTTTAGGAGATTTGACTTATATGTCCTACTTGGTGACTCCTTTTCCTCCAAATGAAATATCAAATGGATCCAAACCCACATCTACTAGTACTCAACCATTCTTTAGATTGGATTGGAAAGTTCTttatgataatattaaagaaatgaCAATTTTAGAACGTCATTCATTGATTAGACTTGGCTTTGACTTAGAGCAGATTTCTTGGGCTTCTCAACTATGCGAAGATAATCTCCCACCAAAGCTTAAAGAGCCAGAGTTTCTAAGAAGGCATCAAAGATTATTTGCATCACAGATTATGAAATCAATTTTGAATGGATTATCAACGGAAGTTATTCTTTCAAAGTTCAAGTTTATATCTGTTAGAGATCTTCAACAGCTCCATACCGGAGTTTTGTCAATGTGTATTTCATGTATATCATTTTGTCAGAATATGAATTGGTCCAATATGCAGATTGTTTTTCAAAGTTACCTTAGACAACTTCAAACAATTACACTATTAGAAGAATATTCTGGAACTTTGACAAAAGATCAAAATTTGGAGAAGAGTGTCAAAAAACTAATTTCTGGAGTGAAAGGTTTATCTTTCTTGTCAGCATTAGAACTAAGATCAACACTTTCTGTGAAAACTCCCAATCAATTTTTAACGATACCAAAGAAAATTCTTACACAAATGATCAATAATAGAGTATATTCTGGAGGAATCAAAACATTGCAATTTGTAAATCATTTTGTTAACAAAGTTTTCATTGACATGCAAAATTCTAAGAAAATTCCTTTTTATAATAGATCTTTAggattttcaaatatttctccaaatttgatttttcaaaCCATTCATACTATTCCAGATCTTGAAAAGGATGAGAACTTAAACATTTTGAACTTCAGTGAAAAACAACTGAATGAGATTGAAAATAGTTGCATTTTAGAGGCTTTGTCAGAATGGGATTCATTTGGCCAACAATCCAAGCCAGATGATAATAATCACATATCTTACACTAGTCAAGACATTCCTGAATTAACAGGATGTGATATGAACAATTTCGactttgaaaatgatgatgagATTCTAGACATGCTACAAGACGACATTCAAGACAATATTGACTTAGAAGAGAGACTTTTGCTTTGGTCAACTCCATTACAACAATCCCAAGATTGGGAATCACAAGGTAATTGGAAACTAAACAATAAATGA
- a CDS encoding hypothetical protein (6+ transmembrane domain protein): MRWKWVVSSVATLLTLIISVVNIMHQYLNLCKPKLQLCICRILTMIPVYAIISYISYLFVDYASPLNIVRDCYEGYVMFSFLQLLIFYMGGDQVILSVLESNKIKAEIWPHHHFNHSLSMVGLASTAGSIESNEEEISVNIMDICPDYFCEKKDNLDEVSIDSGFQGDELANHRLKIARFYSFIKLGVLQFVILKPISALISLFLESIGLYGSGSFSFKRGYLYITVLNSISVSLSVYSLFLLYISISEQLAPIRPVLKFFCIKLIIFMSFWQSIILSVLSHFGIYPDEPNYTIKLHNWLLTIEMTVCAIIYGIAFTIKKDFKNYVESRQGYSQDDYNTDNLQDCEKTCHKDLFSGKDSGPMRNANFPPQASTDKPNLTLKISHLPSSISKNIKLYIYRFTCIVNPKDIIQDIISAFRFLKQINKSPNPEIKLGNSGATF, from the coding sequence ATGAGATGGAAATGGGTTGTTTCTAGTGTGGCCACACTATTAACATTGATTATCTCTGTGGTTAACATTATGCACCAGTATTTGAATCTATGTAAGCCTAAATTGCAGTTGTGCATATGTAGAATTTTAACAATGATTCCAGTATATGCAATAATATCATATATATCATATTTGTTCGTGGATTATGCTTCACCATTGAATATAGTAAGAGACTGCTATGAAGGATATGTAATGTTCTCATTTTTGCaacttttgattttttatatGGGAGGTGACCAAGTCATCTTGTCAGTATTAGAGAGTAACAAGATTAAGGCTGAAATATGGCCACATCATCATTTTAACCACTCTCTAAGTATGGTTGGGCTGGCCTCAACAGCTGGGAGTATTGAATCAAATGAGGAAGAAATTTCAGTAAATATTATGGATATTTGCCCGGATTATTTTTGCGAGAAGAAGGATAACTTAGATGAAGTTTCTATTGATAGCGGGTTCCAAGGAGATGAACTAGCAAACCATCGTCTAAAGATCGCAAGATTCTACTCTTTTATCAAGTTAGGAGTCCTTCAATTTGTGATTTTGAAGCCAATTTCAGCGCTTATTTCACTTTTTCTGGAATCTATAGGATTGTATGGATCTGgatcattttcattcaaGAGAGGATATCTATACATTACAGTTTTAAATAGTATATCAGTTTCTCTTTCAGTATACTCTCTGTTCCTACTATATATCTCAATTTCAGAGCAACTAGCACCAATCAGACCAGTACTTAAATTCTTTTGCATTAAacttataatttttatgaGTTTTTGGCAATCTATCATCCTCTCTGTTCTCAGCCACTTTGGGATTTACCCAGATGAGCCAAACTATACCATTAAACTTCATAACTGGCTCCTTACAATAGAAATGACAGTATGCGCAATAATTTATGGTATTGCATTTACAATCAAGAAAGACTTCAAAAACTACGTTGAAAGCAGACAAGGGTACAGCCAAGACGATTATAACACAGATAACCTTCAAGATTGTGAAAAAACTTGTCACAAGGATTTATTTTCTGGAAAAGATAGTGGTCCTATGCGCAATGCTAACTTTCCTCCTCAGGCTTCTACCGACAAACCAAACCTCACCCTTAAAATCTCACATTTGCCATCCTctatttccaaaaatattaaactttATATATACAGGTTCACCTGCATAGTAAACCCTAAGGATATTATCCAAGATATTATCAGTGCCTTTAGGTTTcttaaacaaattaataagtCTCCTAATCCCGAAATAAAACTTGGAAATTCTGGCGCCacattttga